From the Manis pentadactyla isolate mManPen7 chromosome 6, mManPen7.hap1, whole genome shotgun sequence genome, the window caaagtgagAGCGGAGTCGAGCCGTCGGTTCATTCCTCGGGCCGCGTCGTCACCGAGGCCGCGCACACGGGCCGGCACATCCCGCCGTCGGGGCCGGGCGGTCCGGTAAGGGCTGCACGGTGAGGGTGACTCAAGGGCAACACCGGAGGAGGGTCACCGCAGGGAAGGCGAGCCGGGTCCCTGTGGCCAGTGTAGGGCGGCGGCCCGCAGAGAGGCGGCAGCGTACGGGGTCCTCGGGGGGCGGAGCTCCGCGTCCTCGGCGCCCACAGTGGTCGGGGAGCAGCCCGAGGCCTGGGGCAGCCCCTCCGGCGTCCAGAGGCACCCGTCGCGAGGGGGTTGCGGGCCGGGGGTATGCCCGCCCTGACTCTGGTGTGGGGATGGGCAGAGCGGGGGGCAGCCGGGGGCAGCGGCGGGCCTGGGGGCGCGGCCCTGGAGGCTCGGCGGCGGAGGGGCCTCGGAGTCTGCACGCAGGGCGGGCGGCCCGGCGAGGGCGGCAGGTGCAGCTCCCCCACCGAGCGCGCGGGCAGATCCAGGCGCAGGCCCACAGCCGACGCTGAGAGGCGGCGAGCCGCCCGGCCTGCTCTCGGCAAGGGTGCGGCCGCGGGCTCCAGGCCCGGCACCCAGACGGGCGGAGACGCCAACATCGCAGGGAGCCCATCACAAATACTTAAGATGTGAAAACAGCAACGAGCTGACAGACGGTGAGGATGCCACACGGGCATGTCGGGGGCCCTGGCCCGCGAGGGGGCCCACCTCTGGCCGCGCGGCCTGCGTCTGGGCCTGGCCGTAGCGGGCAGCCAGCCAGGGCCCGGGGAGACCCGCGGGGCCTCCAGGCCACACCCTCCTCCAGGCTGGAACGGACCCGAACCACCACCCTCACCCGGACCCGCGGCCGGCCTCCGGCGGAGGATGAGCCGGGCAGCCCCCGGGGCCTGGCGGGCCAAACCGAAGCCCTTTCTGGAGGAAAACATCGTCCTGCTGGGCCTCAACTTACTCTTAcaggtactttaaaaaatacatttccagCAGTTAGTTATCCAAGCAACTAGAAAAGTAAGACTGAGCGAGAACAGACGAGTACATCAGTACAAACAAGCCTGTAACACACCCGAGCTCCTAGAATTAGCACACGCGTGAACATCTGCATTTACCGATTCAAAGGAATGAAATCCAAGCCTGGCGATTTCATCAGGGGCTACAAACTGTTAGTGGCATAACAGCAGCTGAGAAATATCATTCTTCCCCCTTTCCCATCAACACTCTTCAGCCAAATTCTTACAgtttagaatttaaaatttctgtactcttttttgctttgcttttgacACACTGAAAACATCAGAACCCCATACTGACAAGCCTGATGTGATCATATCTGTGATCCAGGCGGAAATGTGCCAGCCAAATAAAGGCTAGCCACATGGGGTATGTGTGTCCTGAGCACCCCCACGTTTCTGGGGACACCTATGATTTCTGCCAGGCTCACTCCTACTGCTGACAGTTCAGGGCACAGCTGGGTAAGGCAAGGACACCTGAAGCCGGTGTCACCAGGGAACACATACCAACATACCATCCTCCTGCAGAGGAAAGAAAATCAGCTGCAACTTCTACCACCTAGCACGTTGGTTATGAGGGCTAGAGAAGGTTATCTGTGATTTAACAAAGTTGTCTAAACTGCAGGTGAGGTATTTCTACTGAAATGGAAATATTCCTGATGGACTTAGTGCACTGACTTTAAAACACTCTAGAGTCAGATTCCTTCTTCAAGATAGGTCTTGACTGCAAGAAAAGTAGGGTGCTGAGCATGAAATTCATCCCGGTCTGGGGGGAGAAGGACTGACGGGGGATGGGGACAATGGGCAGGAATGGTGGGAGGGTGCCAAAGCCGAGCCCTGCCAACTGCACATTCTGTTTGGACTTGCTGAatacccagtggttgtaaaatCAAGTGACTATCCCAACACGatgctcatttttcattttagaacaGTGACAcagtatattattttttcttatcaaaACTGCATGAAAGATCCCCATCAAGTCACTCATTGTGGGTGCCTCGTTTAGCCAACTTAAGTTCATTAGACTCCAGTCCCCGACAGAGCAAAGCCCAGCCAGTTACATTTAACAACTGTTCAGTGCCACACTGTGAAGTAAGAATGTCAACAGATTTACTTTCCCCATATAAAGTAGGATTTCCAGCTCACACCATGTACTCTGTGACTATTATGGACAGTATTTATTCAGAGGAATGCTTAGGAAGTTTGGAAAAGCTGTCTCTAAAGTAGAGCTGAGAGGTCACTTgacaaaacaagaaacaaagcCTCTACATGGTCAAAACATGAAAGGAACTAGAGTTTGTCATTCtctcttttaaataaaaggtTCTGAACTCCTTTCAAACACAGTGTGGCCACAGCAGACTGGACGACTCTCCTCCTGCACGCTCAGGCTCTGTGTAGTCAGCACACTTCCATCTCGGAGCAAGTATCAGGTTTTATAGAGGAGAACCTGCTTGGAATTAATGAGGCAACACCAAAAAAGCCCCCTATTAATAAGCTGTTCTCTTTCAATGGAAAgttgccaatttttttttcatttgcttcttaAAAAACAGAATATCCTCTGAAGGCTCCTTATGCACTTTTATTGCCATTAAACCACCTTTTccccttttgttgttgttttaaattaGGAGGAGCCATCATGCCATGTGAGAGATTAACCCCATCTCACAATAATATAGTTGCTTCCAATGACATCACAGACAGTGACATCCCATCAGTACTGGGACGTGTAACTACTGACATTACAACTCAATAAATGCAGGGTATTTAAGGAAGGGTTAAGAGAGGAAGATGCTAGAGGGGTAAGGCAAAACTCAAGTTACAGATGTGCAAGAAAAATCTCACAACTAAGCTGAAATCCTCTATTTCTTTTGGCTGCACCAACCTAACACACCAAGTATTATCGAGAAAGGCAGGAAAGCTGCAGCAGGGGTGAATCTCCAGCACTGCATTTTCatccacacagagaaaaaaaaattcaacattaatCTTCCCAGAGAAGCGATGTGCCTCCAGACCACCTTTTCACTTACCCTGGAGTGTGTACACCGTGGCCTCAAGTCCTCCGATTTCTAGTACATCCAGAGCATATATGAATTCTTAGCACATTCACTTAAAGAATAAACTTAACTGAAATGTCCATTACAACAGAGATCCTAACAGAACTCTGAAATTATAGGGAGAGACATGGATTTAAGACCCGGCTTCCAGATCTTGCTGTGCACTGTGTCTATCTTTAACTTGAAATGGCTTGGTTTCACATTCCGCTGAGGTCCACGGGCAGATGCTTTGGATTCTGGAAGCTCACCAGTGGCAGGCTTGCAAACGCTGTCCTCCGCCCTCTTCCCTCCCACCGAGCTTCCACCAGGGCACCGAAGGCTGACTTACTCCTCTGTCTCTGTACCTGTTTCTGTGCATAGAAGGAGATGCTCTCCTTGACAGCTCTAAGGGAGACActtggaagctgaggctcagctgAGGACTCACGGTgccttttctccccacccccctcccccaaCTCACTGCCAGAAACCAACTGACTTCCAAACTTGGCTGTCTGAAAAAGAATGTTTTCTGATTGGCATTCCCGGGAGCAGAAGGCAACAGCTCAAGTTTTATTCTGTTACTCAGCATAAAAAACGTCCCAGGTACACATCATACAGACAAGTATgcttcctggatttttttttcttgactctGAGAATAGAGCAGATACTTGGGggcattataaatatttttgttgtcCCACAGCATCTAAGTTTTAATATTCACAAATAATTTTACCCAAAATGGCTATGCGTGcagtaagaaaatgaaatggcaagTCTGGTGGAAGTTGGATCCCCTCATTAGTAAATAAGTTGGGACCCACTGGTGGGAGACACGTCCCACTGCCTGGCTGATGGGCTTCTGGAGGGCAGCTGCCTAATCTGTGGCCTTTCTGTGAGGGAAAATCTTGTTCCCAGGAGTTGTGGAAAAACTGTTTCCAACTGTCCTACATTTCAAACTGTAGACGGCAGGAGGAGAGGGTGCAAAGGGACTTTATCTCCCGGGCACTTCTTTTCCAGGACTGCCTTGCAAACTGTGGTAAGCTCTGGGAAAGAAAGAGCATGTGTGTACAGTgacataaatgaagaaaaactgaagggatggaaactagggaaaaacaCATTTCCTCAAACAGGGCCTGACAAGGATTGATAATGTAGGGTCCCTTCACATCACTACCAATAAACTTGTGTATGATATTCATTCATTGGTTACTGGCGGTCAAAAGTTCTGAGCCTGCTGAAAATAATTCACCTCTCTATTTTCAACATGGTGTATTAATTATGTACAATTTTCAGGACCAAAAAACATCTTGAAAAGCCTGATAAAGAATTTATGATTCTGGCAATTGGAAAGCCCTGCACCCAAGCATTCTGGGTCCCCAAAGGCCGTCTGGCCATGGCTGCCGCCCAGGAGCAGTACCAGCAGGCGGCATCTGGGGCAGCGGTGTGCCCGCAGCTGCTCCATGCAGTCCGTGCAAATGTCTCGGACACACTCACCAGCAGAAGGCTGGCTCCAAGAATGCTTTCTCCTGCTTGCTGTGGCCGGCTTTACATTTTCTGTTCTAAGGGGTCTTTTATCACATCTAACAAGACCACAATAGGGAACCGTGAGTGAAAACTTCACTGATTGGCATCACCTTGCTGATTTATTTCAGTGGTATTTTGATGCCCCATAGAGATGGGGTTCTACCAGCATGCTTACTCCTTAACCTCTTACtagattcctttaaaaaaagactaaaaggAGGAGGTAGAGAAGGAACAGACCTCCTTATTCTTATTTGCAAACTTGATTCAGGGGAATTTCAAGCTACATGCAATGCTGATACATGGGGGTGTGCAAAAGCCTGCAGAGGAAACAGAAATAACCATGCCCTGGGGTGCACATGTCCCTGTCTCTGTTTGTTTGTCCCTTTTGAAACCTCTTCCCCAAAGCTAATGAATGGGGTCGACACACCTACGAACCTAGAAGAGTGGACAGAGCTGGCGACCGGCCATCCGGCTCACGTGCAGCCCACTTCCCTGTGCATGCTGTACTTTTGAGTGAACGTTAGCACATAACTGACACTCCAGAAATGTTTGCTTAAACTGAAGAGCTGTTATGTAAAAGTATCTGTTTTAACATGTGAAAAACGGTTGTATGTTGGCCCACATTttagataaatatattttacatttatcttaATGATTGCGGAGGGGGAGTATTTCTCTTTTCAAGCTATTAACCAAAAGACTTTATGGAAGATGCATCAGTACTGAGCACCTGTGTTGAAGCCCCACCGCAAAAACAAAATCATGGTACGTTTTGTGTCACTGACTCTAAATATCAACATGGCAAATATTGCAAAGATCGTTTTTGTTGATCTTGCTTGCttttaagaaaaacagagagaaaaggaaatgttaggcccttctattatttcacattaacTAGTAAACTATAacaattttctttattaaattgcTACTGGCCATTCCTTAAAGGGCAACACTCATCAGTCAAATATCCCCTTAGGTTTCCAGCTTTATCACCCCTTGTAGTCTCATCCGTGCCAAGCATGGAAATCCCAGAACAGCTGGAACAGTATCAGTAGCATTAGTCCAAACTCAAGGGCGAGCGGGAACAACgggattgttttttcttttttattacccTAAACTTCGGGAGGCAATTGGTAAGATTTATAATGTCTAGAACTCAGTCTTTATCATGAgcaaatgttatttttctctttcataagCACTAACATAAGACTTAGGATTTGATCAGAAAAATAGCTTCCAGAGCTTGCTTCCAAAGGAAACTGGGCATGTAACAGGCAAGTCCAGTCCCTGGACTGGCCGTGAACAGCAGCTCGTCTCTGCCCCCTTCTCCAGAAGAGGTCTGTATTGGCAGTCCTGTGCAAGCAGTGGGCTGCTGGCAGGCTCCTAGTAGAGGCGAGCGGGGTATTCAGACTCAGGTCTTAGCGGACCTGGCAGGCACCCACAAGAATGAAGAAGCTGGTCGTTGAAAAGCAAATGTTTCCTGCTATTTTCCCTCCCAGGCATCCTTCAGGGACTGACATACATGGTATTCTCAGGCTGATGGTTTtgcagatgatttttttttttacttttgcatcatttatgttttaaaaatactgttataGACTGAATATCTGTGAACCCCCTAAACCCTTATGTTGGAACCCAGTCTCCAGTGTGGTGGTATTAGGAGGAGGcccttgggaggtgattaggtcatgagggtggaggccTCAcgaatgggatcagtgccctcATAAAAGAGCCGCCAGGGAACTCCTTCATTCCTTGTACCATTCGAGGACAGGGCGGAAAGGCAGCCCTGCGTGAACCAGGGTGCAGCCCTCCccagacactgaatctatagCTATCTTGATCTTAGTCTTCTAGTCTTCagactgagaaataaatttctcttgtttataagccacccaccCTATATTGTTAGAGCAGCCAGAAAGGACTAagacactatatatatatttttttaaatgaggtgtTCTATCCAAAGGAGTGAATAGTGGGTTTATTCCGCTAAGGAAAAAAATTGGTAGGTCCAAGTAGTAGATCTATGAAAAGCAATTAAAATAGACACTGTCCAAGAAAACGTAGAACAGCCACATAAACAACACTAAGGACAGGGGCTCTAACAACAGATATGAAATTCCGGGTTCCCAAACAGGAGGATGCTGTGTCTAACCTTATGGAAAGGACAGTGTGTACAAATATGCTAATTATGTCACATTCAGTAGGAACATCTGCGAACAGCGATGGTTTCAATGGCAACAGAAAGACATGGGCTAAAAGTGACAGCATACAGAGGTACATGCGCATGGTTTCAACTGTATCAGAGTACCTGTGGGCCAGAAAAAATCCTATCAAAATGATTTATGGGTACATACATACACCCCCCCCAAAATATTCAATGAGAATAATTGCATCTTTCCTCATGCCCTCCCTCTCCTTGTCTTGGAaggctcttctctttctcttctctggatCTAGGATGGCAGGTGGCtttggggaggggagtggggaggcTCTGTCAAGTGGAAAGGCACACAGGATCAGCTTAAGGGGCCTGTGTTGATTTTAGGAAAGAGCATAGAGGGAAATACCCAGAAGAAGAGTAAGCTAAAGAAGCAGTGAGAACGGGGGTGGGGGACAGAACCCTGACACAGGAAGTAGGGACCAGGCTGGAGGCCAGACAAGAGCAGCTCCTCTAGGGAGGCAGCCTTGGAGCCTGGAGAGGCTGAGGGGGTTGGGAGGCCTGGCCCCAGACCTCTGGCTGGTGCTTTGTGACTTCTCATGAAGCTCTTAAGACAGGCCTTCCCTGTTCAAGATCTGCTGCTGCCAAATTTGTGTCTTGGATGCTTGACGATACTGATATAGACCTTAAATCTACAGATGTATTTGGTTACATGAAGACTTTTGAAAAGCGAGTGTTAATTGTTCTGTTGGTCATGCTTGCTTCCACACCCTTTCACTCTAGTTCCTGTGTCACTCACTGTGGGCAGGTGGGGCACTGTTACAGTCCCTGGGGCTGAGCACCCTTTGCAAAGTGACAAACCAGCCCAGCTGGCCTGGAACCAGGGATTCCTGGTGCAGGGTGCTCAGTGCCAAAGCCAGGAACATCCAGGCGGAAAGGGTGGGCCAGCCATCTGAAACATGTTATCAGGGTGTTTGGCATTACATGTATGCTTCTAAAAAAAATTAGGTTTTTATGAATTAAGAGGTCTTTGGCCCAAGTAAATTGATACTCTGAAAATACaggtttcttttctcctttaccCAATTAGACACAGAAGAGGTCAAACACCAAGGTCAAACATTCCTGTAAAACAGGAATATGTAAACTGAATTAATCTATGTTTTTATAAGTTATGTttcatataaacatattttaaaattacatgtagTTGTTTTTGAAAGATTTTGCTTTTAGTTATTTTAGACTGAGAGAGAACAGATGTCTGCAGAAGAGGTACAACACTTCAAACTGTGCTCTTGTTGGAGGTggtggggaagagagaaaggtACACATACTGGTTGATGGAGAGAATAGCTTTCTTGGTATACTATCTGTTTCAGCATTTGATTTCTCCCTAAATTAAGGTCACCAAGTTAAGAATGTTTTGATTTTGTGAGGCTCAATGGCCCAGGAAATAATCAATATTCCACTTTTACACAAATGGACCATCCACAATAccaaaataaagattttatttgcatattttcttttaatctggggtaggttttctttcctttgtggGGCCAAAATCAACCCTAATTAGGTAGAGCGCAGTCATAAACGTATCTATCACTAGGCAATCCTGGGGACACTGAAGTACCCCTACTGTTCCTACCTCAACTCTGCAGCATATGCCATGACTGGTGCCTCTCAAGTGAGGGTGCACTTTGTTTGGGGAGGAAAAGTGTATTTAATGTCTTCACTTCAACCCTGTGCACATTTTCATAATCATATGTTCAACCCATAACTGTGACCCAAACAAACTGGTTGTATCCCAAGCTTCTGGAGATTgaccaaaagctagaaatgacaaGTGACACCAGACTGGGCTGAGTCTGGTAGCTACCTTATTCAGCTTATTTGTTTGGGAGTTTGTCTCCAGACAAGCACATGGCCCATAAGTGCTTTGCAAACTTGTCTGTGGGCACTGTTATTTTACTATCAGTTTACTACAGAGCCCTTTGCTCAGAGGGAAGAGTTCACTGGAACTTTGCAAGGCCCAGGCACAGATCTGTTAGCAGAAGCTCAGGCATGAGGCCTGTGGCCCCCGCAACCAGCTCCCTTTCTGTAAGGCCAACCCCCTGGAAGCACAGCCTGAAAACCACAGGGCACAGCACTCGTTGCTTTAAAGTTCTTAACTGTAACTTTTACATACTAAAAACAATTCATGCATGTATTTTATAAAGCCATATAGAATGATAAAGCTTAAAAGGAGGGCCCATACCAACCCCATTCCCTTTCTTGAATCCAGAGGCAGCCACCTTCACTGTTAATTATGACAATCACTCCATATCTTAAATGATACTTtcatacttcaaaaaaatttttttgaatgtaGATACTATCTGTTGGCTTATGGAGGACAAGGGTTTCGTTCATACACATACTTCCTCTAGCATGTGTCctgtctccctccttccctcccttttacACACACACTTCCCTTCCTTAATCCTCCCATTTTAATTACATGACAACTTTAGGTGAAGCGCTGATCAGTCTCCATGGCTATTGTTTGTATGTAAACAAATGGG encodes:
- the LOC118912381 gene encoding proline-rich antigen-like, translated to MSGALAREGAHLWPRGLRLGLAVAGSQPGPGETRGASRPHPPPGWNGPEPPPSPGPAAGLRRRMSRAAPGAWRAKPKPFLEENIVLLGLNLLLQEEPSCHVRD